A region of Prochlorococcus marinus subsp. pastoris str. CCMP1986 DNA encodes the following proteins:
- a CDS encoding YkvA family protein: MNDSYYKDKEKIYDAEVLESSSLDENIIIKILIRAGRTIAKPALEVLEMALDPFTPTQVRVSLMAALAYLIMPFDLFPDFMPLVGYSDDFVALTAVLSIWSRYMTPAIRARAERKLNKLFPFVK; encoded by the coding sequence ATGAATGATAGCTATTACAAAGACAAAGAAAAAATTTATGATGCAGAGGTTTTAGAAAGTTCATCATTAGATGAAAATATAATTATAAAAATCTTAATAAGAGCTGGTAGAACTATTGCAAAACCAGCTTTAGAAGTTCTAGAAATGGCTCTCGATCCTTTTACTCCAACACAAGTAAGAGTTTCCTTAATGGCCGCACTCGCTTATTTAATAATGCCATTTGATCTATTTCCTGACTTTATGCCTTTAGTAGGTTACAGTGATGACTTTGTTGCTCTCACTGCAGTTTTAAGTATATGGAGTAGATATATGACTCCTGCAATAAGAGCAAGAGCAGAAAGGAAACTTAATAAATTGTTCCCTTTTGTTAAATGA
- a CDS encoding YciI family protein, protein MEKFIVFGKYCDDAINKREPFRKNHLDRLGDLKDRNILITLGPTKCTKYLFGIFNANNENELRQLIEKDIYWKEGIWIDFDIYPWIQAF, encoded by the coding sequence ATGGAAAAATTTATAGTATTTGGGAAGTATTGTGACGATGCAATTAACAAAAGGGAACCATTTCGTAAAAATCATCTTGATAGACTTGGGGATTTAAAAGATAGAAACATTTTAATTACTTTAGGACCTACTAAATGTACAAAATATTTATTTGGTATTTTTAACGCTAATAATGAAAATGAATTAAGACAATTAATTGAGAAAGATATTTATTGGAAGGAAGGTATATGGATTGATTTTGATATTTATCCATGGATCCAAGCATTTTAA
- the trpA gene encoding tryptophan synthase subunit alpha: MKENKKTQFPINKTLSKINKKFLELKKSDKLALMPFIMAGDPNIETTSEILLKLQEKGADLIELGIPYSDPLADGPIIQLSASRALKSGTTLKNVIQLLESLKDKLHIPIILFTYFNPVLNFGLENFCELASKVGVSGLIIPDLPLEEAYKFSEIISSYSIDLILLVAPTTPSERMKIISNNTKGFTYLVSVTGVTGERNKMENRVENLITKLQEISINPVAVGFGISSPEHVNKVRKWGADGVIIGSAFVKRISNSNEKEVVNQIGKFCEEMRKAADQ, from the coding sequence TAAAGAAAAGCGATAAATTAGCATTGATGCCCTTCATAATGGCAGGCGATCCTAATATTGAGACTACATCCGAGATTTTATTAAAGTTGCAAGAAAAGGGTGCAGATCTTATTGAATTAGGAATCCCTTATAGCGACCCTCTTGCTGATGGCCCAATAATTCAATTATCAGCTTCTAGAGCATTAAAGTCAGGAACTACATTGAAAAATGTTATTCAATTATTAGAGTCTTTAAAAGATAAGTTGCATATTCCAATAATACTTTTCACTTATTTTAATCCTGTATTAAATTTTGGACTTGAGAATTTTTGTGAATTGGCATCTAAAGTAGGAGTCTCAGGATTAATAATTCCCGATCTTCCTTTGGAAGAAGCATATAAATTTTCAGAAATAATTAGTTCTTATTCTATAGACTTGATATTATTAGTTGCTCCTACTACTCCCTCTGAAAGAATGAAAATTATATCTAATAATACAAAAGGTTTTACTTATTTAGTAAGCGTAACAGGAGTAACTGGAGAGAGAAACAAAATGGAAAATAGAGTAGAGAATCTTATTACTAAATTACAAGAAATAAGCATTAATCCTGTAGCGGTTGGTTTTGGAATATCTTCTCCTGAACATGTTAATAAAGTTCGTAAATGGGGGGCAGATGGAGTAATTATTGGTAGTGCATTTGTTAAAAGAATCTCTAATAGTAATGAAAAGGAAGTTGTTAATCAAATTGGTAAATTTTGTGAAGAAATGCGTAAAGCTGCTGATCAATAA